The Mucilaginibacter rubeus genomic interval GGTGGAAATGGAAGCATTAGTTGGCGCTTCAATAGCGGCACTTACCATTTATGATATGTGCAAGGCCATGAGCCACGATATAGTGATAAAAGAAACCAAACTGATATCAAAAACAGGAGGTAAACGTGACTTTAAAAGATCATAACCAGCCATCAGGCTCACACCGCAAACATGCTAAGCTGGCCAGGCCTTCAACCGGCAATTTTGGGCGAAATGAATGGGCTATTGTAGGTGGTCCATGCACCGTGATCAAACTATTGGCGGATGATGTGATCCGCTCGCTTTCGCCGGTTTATAAATGCGCTTATGTGGATATGTCGCATAATGATGATATCACGTTACTACCCGGAAGGCTGGTATGCGGCGCCTCGCTTGAGTTTACCGACCAGGTAAACTATCAGCAGTTTAACTATCAAAACCCGGTATTCCCTTACCAGCTTAAACAGCAATTTTCATCTGCCGATCTGGTCTTGGTTAACGGTAACCATCAGCAGGCCAAAGCCCAGGTGGTGATCATCGACATTAATAAAAAAGCCTCGCTGCAAAAAAGAACAGATCAGCTTGATAACGTACAGCTTTTTCTGCTGGCCGATAACGCGGGCGAAATTCCTGATTTTATACAGGAGGCAATCCCGCACTGGCAGCAGATCCCGGTCATAAAGGTAGACGACGGTGAAAAGATCGTAGCTTTTTTTGAAGCAGCTTTAAAGCAAACCAGGCCTGTTTTAAACGGACTGGTTTTAGCAGGCGGTAAAAGCACCCGGATGGGTTTTGATAAAGGCGCGGCCAACTGGCATGGCAAACAACAGCGGTATTATATGGCCGATTTGCTTAAAAGTTTTTGCAAGGAAGTTTATATATCCGGCCGCCCGGGCCAACAGCAGGAAATTGACCCGGCTTATCCTGTTATAGAAGATACATTTACAGGTTTGGGCCCGTATGGTGCTATTCTTTCGGCGTTTCGTGAACAGCCGGACGCGGCATGGTTGGTAATAGCCTGCGATCTGCCTTTGATGGATGATAGCACGCTCCGCAATTTAGCAGCCTGGAGAAACAGTTCTTCGGTGGCAACGGCTTATCATAGCCCGGTAACCAATTTTCCAGAACCTTTGATTACGATATGGGAGCCCAAAAGCTATCCGGTACTGTTATCGTTTTTGGCTCAGGGGTATTCATGCCCACGCAAGGTTTTGATCAATAGCGATATCACCTTACTAAACGCCCCGCATGAGGAAGCGCTCACCAATGTGAATACGCCTGAGGAATTGGAGAAAGTAAAATCAATGATCCATAATAAAATAGTTGCTACTAATGAATGAGGATTTACAACGATATAACTGTCAGATAGCGCTGCCTGGTTTTGGCGAACAAGCTCAGCAATTATTACAGCAAGCCCGCGTACTGGTAGTAGGGGCAGGCGGCCTGGGCTGTCCGGCCGCGCAATACCTGGCGTCAACGGGAATAGGCACCTTAGGTATTGCCGATTTTGATATGGTATCGGTTAGCAACCTTCACCGCCAGGTTTTGTATACCCCGGCCGATGAAGGAAAAAATAAGGCTGAAGTAGCCTGCGCACGTTTGCAAGCCCAAAATCCCGGTATTAAGCTTGTTTCGCATCCTGCCAAAATAACTTCCGATAATGTGATGGATGTTATTAGTAATTATGACATTGTGCTGGATGGTACCGATAATTTTGAAACGCGTTACCTGCTTAATGATGCCTGTGTTTTGGCCGGTAAGCCATTGGTATACGGTGCTATATACCAGTTTGAGGGGCAGGTTGCCGTTTGGAACGTAAATAATGGAAAGGGTGCAAATTCGCCCAATTACCGCGATTTATTCCCGGAAGTAGATGCCACTCAAATCCCCAACTGTACCGAAGGCGGGGTGATCCCAACGCTGGCCGGTATTATTGGTTGTATGCAGGCCAATGAGGTTATTAAATACATTACTAAAACAGGCGAGCTACTGGCGGGAAAAGTGCTGATATTTGACGCGCAAAGCATGCAAAGCCGCATCTTTAAGATAGGCCCGGTTACTAAAACGCATATCCGCAGGCTAAAAACAACTATTACTATTCCTACTATTAACGCCGATGATCTGAAAAAAAGGATCCTGGTTGATGATACGGTTGAGCTTGTAGATGTACGTACATTACAGGAGCGGGAGGCTTATGACATTGGCGGCACCCATATTCCCTTAGACGAAGTTGAAGAATACCTGGCCTATTTTACCAGTCCGAATACTAAAGTCCTTTACTGCTCATCAGGCAAGCGAAGTGATGAGGCCGTAAAGCTTATTATCAAAATGATCCCCGAGGCTGATGTGTTTTCGCTGGAAGGTGGATTGGAAGGGTATAAGGTTAGTTAGTATGATTTCGGATTTCGGAATTTCGATGTCGGATTTAGAAGTTGAGATTTTTAATTTTAAATTGAAAAGTCCGAAATCGAACATCCCAAATCCGAAATCCTAAGGATGTGCTGCCACCCAAACATCGCCATCTTCAAAGCTTTCCTTTTTCCAGATAGGGACGGTTTGTTTTAGCGTATCTATGATATATCTGCATGCGTCAAAAGCAGCATCACGATGGGCTGCTGAAACAGCTATTACCACAGGTACCTCGCCAACCTGTAGCAAACCGGTACGGTGATGGATCAGTATTTTTTGAACCGGCCAGCGCTCAAAGGCTTGCGCCGCTATCTTGTTCATCTCGCTGATGGCCATGGGCTCATAAGCTTCAAAATCAAGCTTTAATACTTTTTTGCCTTTGGTGGCATTGCGGACGGTGCCAATAAACACATCTATCCCTCCAGATTCGGGCGACATGATCCAGTCGATACACGATTGGATATCCAGTGTTTGGGCCGATAGGAGGATCTGTGTATTCAAGATGATGTAATTTTAATATTATTCAACTAATGATTTCATCAGGTA includes:
- a CDS encoding NTP transferase domain-containing protein, with the protein product MTLKDHNQPSGSHRKHAKLARPSTGNFGRNEWAIVGGPCTVIKLLADDVIRSLSPVYKCAYVDMSHNDDITLLPGRLVCGASLEFTDQVNYQQFNYQNPVFPYQLKQQFSSADLVLVNGNHQQAKAQVVIIDINKKASLQKRTDQLDNVQLFLLADNAGEIPDFIQEAIPHWQQIPVIKVDDGEKIVAFFEAALKQTRPVLNGLVLAGGKSTRMGFDKGAANWHGKQQRYYMADLLKSFCKEVYISGRPGQQQEIDPAYPVIEDTFTGLGPYGAILSAFREQPDAAWLVIACDLPLMDDSTLRNLAAWRNSSSVATAYHSPVTNFPEPLITIWEPKSYPVLLSFLAQGYSCPRKVLINSDITLLNAPHEEALTNVNTPEELEKVKSMIHNKIVATNE
- a CDS encoding HesA/MoeB/ThiF family protein, coding for MNEDLQRYNCQIALPGFGEQAQQLLQQARVLVVGAGGLGCPAAQYLASTGIGTLGIADFDMVSVSNLHRQVLYTPADEGKNKAEVACARLQAQNPGIKLVSHPAKITSDNVMDVISNYDIVLDGTDNFETRYLLNDACVLAGKPLVYGAIYQFEGQVAVWNVNNGKGANSPNYRDLFPEVDATQIPNCTEGGVIPTLAGIIGCMQANEVIKYITKTGELLAGKVLIFDAQSMQSRIFKIGPVTKTHIRRLKTTITIPTINADDLKKRILVDDTVELVDVRTLQEREAYDIGGTHIPLDEVEEYLAYFTSPNTKVLYCSSGKRSDEAVKLIIKMIPEADVFSLEGGLEGYKVS
- a CDS encoding molybdenum cofactor biosynthesis protein MoaE, which translates into the protein MNTQILLSAQTLDIQSCIDWIMSPESGGIDVFIGTVRNATKGKKVLKLDFEAYEPMAISEMNKIAAQAFERWPVQKILIHHRTGLLQVGEVPVVIAVSAAHRDAAFDACRYIIDTLKQTVPIWKKESFEDGDVWVAAHP